CCTGACGTCGCCTTGCAGGCACTGCTCAACGCGGATGCCCCTCTCGACACTTCCGAACTCGGGGGGCAAGTCACGCTGATTAATTTTTGGGGACCATGGTGTCCACCATGCCTGATGGAGTTTCCCGATCTTTTGAAGCTTCGAGAACGATTCGCCGATGAGAAGGGCTTTCAATTCGTCTCTATCGCCTCGGACGGTGGCTGGGCCCCGAACGGAGTCGATTATCGGGAGAACGAGAACTATCTGAGAGAAGAGTCCCAAATGATCTTGGCCAAGTACAACTCCGACTTGGCAATCTACGTCGACCTCGATGGGAAGCTGCGGCACAAGCTCATCAAGACAGCCGAATTCACCGGGTACCCCACGACCATTCTGGTCGGCGCTGATGGAAAGATCGCCGAAGTCTGGCTGGGCTATTCCCCCAGCCTCGAAAAAGAGGCAACGAAGGCTATCCGTCAGCAACTTGGCTCAGATGAACCGGGTTCGCCGGAAGGTTAGCATCCACCGAATCAGCACTAGATGGCTTCCGGACCGCGTTCTCCGGTGCGGATACGGATACAGTCATCCATCGGCACGACAAAGATCTTACCGTCGCCGATCTCTCCCTTATCGCCGGTCCGAGCCCCTTTAACGATCGCGTCGATCGTGGGCTCGACAAAGTCTTCGTTCACAGCGATCTGAAGTTGCACTTTGCGAAGCAAGTTAACCGTGAACTCGTGCCCGCGATAAACTTCCGTGTGCCCCTTCTGGCGACCAAATCCCTGGCAATCCATTACCGTCAGCCGGAAGACCTCCACCTCGGTCAAAGCTTCCTTGACAGCTTCCAGCCGACTGGGCTGAATGATCGCGATCACAAGTTTCATAGAGAGACCCACTAGGGAACGTGCGAGAAATTATCAACTATCGAATGTAAACGGCCAAGCTTGGGGGGGCAAGGCTAGGGAAGTGCCAGACTGTAAGAAGCGTGTACCAGCAGATTCCAAACGATCTACCCAGCAAAGTTGAATTCTTCAGCGTTCAGCCAAGAGTTGCCATCCGCCAACGATGCAGGCAGTCCCACTCGGCCCTCCCCCTTCAAGAGGAGGCAACGGTGCGAGATTGAAAAGAAGCGAAACGATAGAATCGGCTTCCCACTTCGCGGAATACTAAACTCTGCAAACTTCAAACTAAGCGTCAGCGCATAAAAAAAAACCCCGACTTGGAAGAGCGAGGCGGAACACTCTTCCAAGTCATTGGGGTAGAACTTCTGGCCCAGGCAAAGGCCGAAGTATCTTCGTTAACTTCGCGGGCACCACCAAGGCAGGACCCGCGAGGTTGGCTTTCGTTTAAGCTTGCCTTACGAGACGTGACCCGCTTGGCTGGTGCCTTCCGTGACCAAGTGTGCTGGGTAGGCGTACATGCCGTGCTCGTGGATATCGAGACCCTGCATTTCTTCTTCGGCGGTAACTCGAATACCGACGGTGAATTTCAGGACGTTGAAGATGATCATGCTGAGGCCGAATGCCCAGATGAAGCCAGCAACGACACCGATGATTTGACTGATCAGCTGGGCCGATTCACCCGTGGTGAACAAGCCACCTTCGGTCATGAACAGACCGACGGCCAGGGTACCCCAAGCACCACAGACGCCATGAACCGAAACCGCACCGACAGGATCGTCAATCTTCAGCTTGTCGAACATGACGCAGGAGAAGACGACCAGCACGCCGCCGATCAAACCAGCGACGGCAGCCCACATTGGGCTCAGAGCATCACAACCAGCGGTAATCGAAACCAGACCGGCTAATGCACCATTCAAGGTGAACGAGGTGTCAGGCTTACCGAAGACAACCCAAGAGGCGATCATCGCACCGACGCAACCAGCAGCAGCAGCCAAGTTGGTGGTCACAGCGATGTAAGCGAACGAACCGCCACCGACAGCCGTGGTGGAACCAGGATTAAAGCCGAACCACCCCAACCATAGGATGAACACACCAAGAGCACCCAGCGTGATGCTGTGACCTGGAATTGGCTTCACTTTACCGTCCGCAGTGTACTTACCGATACGAGGACCGATGGTGATCGCACCCGCCAAGGCACACCAACCGCCGATGGAGTGAACCACCGTCGAGCCCGCAAAGTCGTAGAAACCAGTGTCCATGCTTTCCAACCAACCGCTACCAGCGTACAAGCCGCCCCATGCCCAGCTACCGAAGATTGGGTAGACGATCACAGTGATCAGGACAGAGTAAACCAGGTACGAGGTGAACTTGGTTCGTTCAGCCATGGCACCAGAAACGATCGTTGCGGCAGTTGCACAAAACACCGTTTGGAAGATCAAGAAGGCCCAGTTGAAACCAACGTTCGGGTTCACGGCGACGGCCGCTTCGCTGCCACCATCGAAGAAGAATAGATCGGTACCGAAGAGGCCATTTCCTTCCGCTCCATTGTGACCGAACATCAGGCCGAAACCGATGAGCCAAAATGTGAGAGACCCGATGGAGAAGTCCATCAAGTTTTTCATGATAATGTTACAAGCGTTCTTAGCACGCGTGAAACCAGCTTCCACCAGGGCGAAACCAGCCTGCATGAAGAACACGAGGAATGCGGCTAAACAGGTCCAAAGAGCATCGACATCGCCCAGAACGGCGTCTGCAGTGAGAGGTGCTTCTTCTTCGGCGGCGGGTTCACCTTCTTCTTCAGCAGCTTCTTCAGCGCGAGGCTCGCCTGCTTCCGCCATCGGAGCTTCTTCGGAAGCTTCGGTTCCAGCGTCTTGCGCTGAAAGCGGGTAAGAGATCATGAGGCCGAGTGCGATCGCGATCATCGCGAACCACGCTCGGTTGGGGAGGGAGAGGGAACTTACCATGTGATTCGTACCTTTTCAGAAGATTAAATAACAGTCAGCCAGCTATATGCCAGGGCCAGGAATCGATCCAACGTGGGATATCTGTTAGTGCGCCTTCCCACGCAGGGTCGTGTGCACGAAAACCCCCTGTTTGCAAGCGTTGTGCCATTAGGTCAGCCTCGATGGATGAAAAGACGACGACGTGAACACAAATTGCTCTATCTCATGGATAAACAACGACTTAAACAAACAAGGGAAATTAGGGTTTTCAGTGGACGTTTTCGTAAGGTGAACCGTATGCAAAGAATGCGCGCATAATGCTTGCTAGGAATCTCAGCAGTTTTGCTTGGCGCTTTGCCCTATCCCCAGCAACGCCCTTGCAACACGCTAGGGACCAATTAAAGGCATACGAAACGGCGCAACGTTGTTCCTGGCTCCCTCGTTCCGTCGAACTGGGCGCATAAAAAAAGGGCCGAGAACGGCCCAAAAAATGAAGTTTTCGCGAGACACGACTACTTCGGAAGTTCCCCTTTGACGATCTCGTCTTCCCATTCATCCATCAGCGGCCAGTCCACCGCACAGGTGCCGAAGTCAGCCATATGGAGGTAGGTATTTAGACGGGCAATCGTCTTGTCCAACAACGCATCATCCTTGCGGAAGATCGGACCGTGGCTCGGCAATAGCCACTTTACATCGCTCTGGCGAATTCGTTCGAGCGATTTAATGAACGCAGGGATATCGCTGCCATGGTGGGCGTCGATCGCACCGACACAGCCATCGCGGTATATGTTATCCCCCGAGAAGAGTAAATCCCCTAATCGGAAGCTAAGTTGACTGTCGGTATGCCCTGGCGTGTGCCACACTTCCAGCTTCAACTTGCCGACTTCCAAAATGTCGCCGTCGTTGATTTGGTGTTCAATCTTCACCGGAGGCATTTCGAGATGAATGTCTTGCAGCGCGATCTCCGCAAATGTGTGGAGCTTATCGCCGGTTTCTAGCGCCTTAACCGCCAATGGGTGGGAGGTAACCGTGGTCCCCAGCATTTGCTTAGCTTTAGCCAAACCCTGAATGTGATCGACGTCTGCATGGGTCGCGACCAGAGTTTTGCAATTCGCCAAAGGGAAGTCGATATTGCGAATAACATCGATATAGTCTTCGACCGTCTCGTCGAACCCAATGTCGATCAGAAGCCACTCATTTCCCTCGAAAACCAAGTAGACATTACAACCCAGCAATTCGCCGGCTTGGAAGTTGAGTTCTATGACGTTAGGGAAAATCTCTTTTCGGGGCTGCATGTCGGCGGATAACCTTCGGGGAATTTTGAAGACAGAACGCCTTTATCTTAACCGCCGAGCTGGGCGAGTCACAACCGGAGGAATCGGGTGCAATCCCAGGGCCTCAACCTAGAAACGTGAGGCCCGAGACACCCCGAGTCAGTAGAAAGAACTCAGGGTGTTCGACTTGCTAGTTAGCGTCGCGGGCTAGGAGAAAGATAAGAAGCCATCTCGCGAGCTTCAATCATTTCAGGAGCTTCTCCCATGCGTTGCCAAATGATGTTGGCATCTACCCAATCAAAATCGAGATCGCTGTTGTTCGCTGATTGGCAAATCGCTTCCAACGCGCGTTGCTCGTCTCCTTCGCGAAAGGCCCAGACGTAAGTCTGACCGTTCTTTTCATAAACCACTGCATTCATCGTTACCATAGGTCGCCCTCCTTCGCGTCCTGCCTCTTGGCCTCTGTTCCAGCAAGATCGCGTAAAGCTAATTGTTTTTTTGAACGATGCCACGGTGAACAACTCCGACGAGAATTCTCGTGCATGAGTTCCGTTAATTCCATGTCAAAGAATACTCAGTGAGAGCACACGAACCAATTGCAAAATCCTTGTGGGTTACCGAACGCTACGTTTCGATGCTGCGTTGCACAACATCAATCGCTCGCTTTATCAGGTAACCGCAACGATTAACGTCAGAACAACCAATGTGGAATCGTCGTTCGTGTTACTCCGATTTTGCGTCGCGTGCTTCGGTGTATTCGATCAAAGCATCGTCTAAGAATTCGAGCAAATCAGATGCCGTCAAACCTGGCTGTGACGTAACTTGCACTGCAATATCGGCAGCTAAGCCGTGCAGAAAGACCGCAAGAACTGCGGCGTCGTAAGCACTTAGCTGTTGGGCAAGCATTGCTGTAATTAATCCAGTCAAAACATCCCCAGAACCACCTGTAGCAAGTCCAGGATTCCCAGTGGTGTTCTTCCATTGATTCTTACCATCGGTGACAAGCGTTTCGGATCCTTTCAACACGAGTACGCATTGCCGTTTGTCCGCAAATTCAATGGCTGTTCGGGATGCCTCTTCCATAGTGAGGTGCGGCTTGCCGACAAGACGTCGAAATTCACCTAAGTGAGGTGTCAATACACGTGGTGCGCGAAACGATTGCGACAGTGCCTCACTCTGCGCGACCAAGTTCAAACCATCCGCATCAATCACCATGGGACGTGGAAACTGACTAACAAGTTCTTCGATTAAAAGAAGTAATCCGCGCGACTGTCCCAAACCTGGACCAATCGCCACGCAATCGGCTTGATCAATTTTTTCAGAAAGTTTCGACTTCGCGTGAAACGGAATGTGTCCTGAGCGATCGGTCGGCAAAGGCCACGTCATGTAGGCTGGCTCGAACGTCGCTACCGTGTTGATGATCGCATCGGGAACGGCCAAGGTAACTAACCCAGCCCCTCCTTTTAGACAGGCGCGGCCTGAAAGACTAATCGAGCCAGGCATCCCCACCGAACCACCGACGAGCAAGGCGCGTCCAAAGGTTCCTTTATGCGAGTGCTGATCACGCGGGGGAAGAATCACGTTGGGAAACAAAAGTTGCGACATCGGTATCCTTCCATTGGTTGAGCAACAAACTACTTGGACGCTTGCTGTACGCGCCGCGAGATCAATCCAGCCAAGTACGCACCTTTGAAACCGGCATCGATGTTCACGACTGTCACGTTGGACGCACAACTGTTAAGCATGCCCAACAGCGCGGCCACGCCCTGAAAACTTGCGCCGTAACCAACACTGGTCGGCACAGCAATCACAGGGCACGCCAAATAGCCACCTGCGACACTTGGTAGCGCGCCTTCCATGCCAGCCACAACAATCACCACATCGGCATCTTTCAGCTTGCCTGCTTGTTCTGCGAAACGATGCGGCCCTGCGACACCGACATCTTGTATGAAGACCGGTTCGATGCCCATCCAGCGTAACGTCTCGCGCGTCTCTTCGGCCACCGGCAAATCACTTGTCCCAGCAGTCACCAATCCGACGTTACCCCACGGCTTGATCTCGTTAGGCATCCGGAATGTGCGACCGAGTTCATTATAGATGCCATTCGGCAACGCTTCCTTAAGGGCGGCACCTTTCGTCGCATCGATGCGTGTGGCTAACGAGCCGTCGCCATGCTCTCTCTGCTTTTCGATGATCCGCACGATCGTTTCGACCGACTTTCCTTCGCCATAAACCACCTCAGGAAAACCGCAGCGCGTCGCGCGATCGATATCGAGCGATGTATCGGGCAAGATCTCTGTCGCTGGTTTCTTCGCTTCTTGCTTAGCAGGCGTTTCCTGAGTCGCTTCGAGAACCTGGGCACAAAAACTGGCCAACGGAACCTTACCGGCACGGTAAGCCTTGGCGAGTCGTTCCAATTCGTGACGTTTCATGGACATGAGGTGTTTGTTGGTCGTGGTCAGGTGCAGTGAAAACCGTTCATTATACGAAACCGCAGGAACTTGGGACCGGGCACCTATTTCTTTTCAAAAAAGGAAGCAGGTTTCGATTCTTTTTTGTGGTTTAATGGAAGTATGAGATCTATCGATCTTCCCACCTCACCTTCCTACCCAACTGCTCTGCTTTAAGGATCGCCCCAATGACTACTTCGCAGAACAAGTCTCGTCGTGAATTTCTGAAAACGGCCAGCACCGCAGCAGCCGTGGCTTCGGTCGCTCAGATGCTGCCTGGTAAATCCCTTGCCGCGGACAAGAAAACATCACCCAACGAGAAAATCAACCTCGGTGTAATCGGATTCGGGAATCGTTGTAAGTACGTGATGGGAGGAACCCTGCCACATGACGACGTTCGCTGCATCGCGATTGCCGACGTCTGGGACAAGCATCGTGACTCAGGCAAAGCGATTGTCGACAAGCATTACGGCAACAGCGACTGCGAAACCATGCGTGACTTTCGCGAGTTGCTCGCACGAGACGATATCGATGCGGTACTGATCGCAACTGGCGATCGTTGGCACGCTGCTGCCTCAATTCTCGCAGCGAAAGCAGGCAAGGACGTTTACAGCGAGAAGCCGTGCGGGATTACAATTGAAGACTGCCAAAATCTAGCGGATACGATCACTTCGGAGAAACGTGTCTTCCAAGCTGGCACGCAGCGGCGCAGTGTGCCTAACTTCCAAAAAGCAGTCGAGCTGGCGCACTCAGGCAAACTCGGCGAACTACAAACGATGCACGCTTCGGTCTATCGCCCCGTGCTCGATAACAGTTGGCTGCCAGCCCAACCTCAGCCTTCGCAAGAGGAAATCGACTGGAATCTGTGGCTTGGCCCAGCGGCTTGGCGACCGTTCAATCTCGCCTACGTGCAAGGCAAGTGGCGAGGTCAGTGGGACTTCGATTCCGGTGCTCGCTTGCTTGATTGGGGCGCTCATACCGTCGATCTTTGTCAGTGGGCGAACCAAGCTGACGGAACGATGCCCATTGAATTCCAACCGACCGAAAACGGCATCCATTGCCGATATGAAAATGGTGTGAAGTTGGTGATCGATTTCCTGGACGATCCGTTCGGCAATCGCGATCCACACTACATCACACGATTGGGGACCTGCCCAATTAGGTTTATTGGAAGCGATGGCTGGGTCGAGACGGGCGACAACGGAGAAATCGTTTGCTCTTCCCCTGCCCTGCAAAAAGAGATCACTGAAGACACAACACGGGTTCGTGGGCTAGACGTAGCTTCGCATTCGCGGAACTTCCTCGATTGCATTCGCTCTCGTGAATTGACGGCAGCGAATCAAAACGTAATGCGGAAGTCGCACATCGCTTGCCATGCAGCCGCGTTGGCTTGGATCTTTCAGCGAAAACTGACGATCGATCCTCAGAAGGAAACGTTCGTTAACGACGCCGACGCGAACGGCTTGATCACACGTGCCGATCGCATTTGGAACGTCTAATCCGCTTCAGGGAAACCTAAGAAGAGGAAGACGCCTTGGAGCTGGTGTCTTCCTCTCTATATTCTGAATTCAGCTCGGCAATCTCCCAACTGAGCCGACCCAACCAAATCGCATACGCCAGGAAGTACCCCACCAGGAGCACACCGCCTGGCAACGCGATGTAAGCCAATCGTTCGATGCCGGCCATGGCAAATATTCCATACCCGAGCAGGCTGCATAAGGCCAACAAGCCGATGGTAGCGCCAAAGAACATCAACCATTTGATTGGTATCTGGAACAGGGAAGCCATGATGGTACCACTCCAAGGCGCCAGAATGGTTCCCTGGTCAAGCATCGCCAAATAGACAATCGGAAAGGCAATTCCCGGCACCAGCAAAAGTGGCCACGCCAACGACTTGTCGATCGTAATCATGATGCCAAAGGGAACTAGCGTTATCGACATGGCGACAATCATGAACAACGCTTCCATCACTCGGTCAAAGATTCCCAATTCTGGCCACTCCCATTCGTCCAAGCCAGAAGAAACCGTCATTACCAAGAATAGGAAATAACTACCTAGAAATGCCAATGTTCCGGCACCTAACACCACCGACAGAACCGTGTACATGAACGTCGACAAGTAGGTAACAATGTTTTGGCTCTCTTGCGATCCGTAGTAAATCGCATTGATCGTGAAGTACAGCGTCACGGCGGCGAAGATGGAAAGAAACACCCACCGCATCAACAGCCCGACATCGCTGAACAGCATGACGTCGCGCCCCAACTCCTTCGGCGTAAATGTCAACGGAAAATCAACTAAGTCAGCCCGCGGTTGGTAATCCTCAGGCGTCAAGCTTTCCCGTGGCTTCGGCTCGTGCTCGTCCCCTTCGATTTGCAGATCGCGTGGACGACGCTCTTCAAACGCGCCCTGTGTCTTCTTGTTCAGGTCCTTCCGTTCGGCTTGTTCCTTAATTTCGCGTTCGGCCTGCGACATGATGTTTTGGCCCATCTTTCGACGCGCCTCGTCATGATCTTGGCTGACATCCTTTAAGCCATATTCATCCTCTGGCAAAATCTCTTCCGGGATCTCGAGCTTGATCTCTGCCTTCTTGATCTCAAAGATGTGGCCGCAATCGGGGCATTCGGTCTTTCGGCCCACGTCCTCGGTGAGCACCGTCATCCGAGTGGCGCAAACGGGACAAGTCACGACATGCGTTCGCTGAGGATTCGCTGACTCAGTCACAAGACAAACTTTCCGGTTGATAATCGCAAGTGGGGTAAAGAGGCAATCGCAGGGGCGTTGGCCCAATGAGGCAAGTCACGCCAGGCAAGGAAGCTATCGAGGAGTTCGAACTGTTTTAGTCTAATAAACGGAGATTCCCAGATCCGAGCTCAATATTCGGCGGGTTTCCCCTTAATCGTCGCACAGACCGATACATTTTTAATGATTGTCTTGTTTTAACGTCAAGCAACTAGCGAACTTAGCTAGAATTCTGGGGTAGGTTTGGTTGTCAGCGGAACGCGAACAACGCAAAATACGAGGTTTTACGGCGACGCTGAGGCAAAACAGGCTTCCCGCGTCCCTCTTGGGCAAAGGCATATCGTGCAGCTATTTCGGGATTTGGAGCCCCTATCCTCTGAATATCGCCACGGTGCGCTGACGATTGGCAATTTCGACGGCGTCCACCTGGGGCACGCGCGAATTGCTCGCCAAGTGCGTCAACGAGCCGATGAAGTGGGTGGGCCTGCGGTTGTCTTCACCTTCGATCCGCATCCGGTTCGCTTACTCCGCCCCGAACTCGCACCTCCTCCGTTAACTTGGACTCGCCGCAAGGTAGAACTTCTCGGAGAACTCGGAATCGATGCGGTGATCGCCTATCCGACGACCAAAGACCTCTTGGAGTTAACTCCCAATGAGTTCTTCGACCAAATCATCGTGCAAAAGATGGCCGCCAAGGCGATGGTCGAAGGTCCAAACTTTAACTTCGGCAAAAACCGAGCGGGCGATACGACCACCCTGGCTAAGCTGTGTAATGAGAATGGGATGCAGCTCGATATTCTGGCCCCATTCACGCGTGAAGGCGAAACCGAATTTGTTTCCAGTAGTCGAATCCGCAAACTGATCGCCGCCGGCGATGTCCAAGCCGCGCGAGAAATGCTTACGCAGCCTTATCGGATGCGAGGCATGGTCACCCATGGTGCCGGCCGTGGTGCTTCGCTTGGCATACCAACCGCCAACCTCGAAGCGATCGATACGTTAGTCCCGGAAATCGGTGTTTACGCCGGCATCGCGCATCGTGGTAACGCAATATACGCCGCCGCGATTAACATTGGCCCGAATCCCACGTTTGGCGAGAAGGCGCGTAAGATCGAAGTCCATCTGATCGGCTTCCAAGGTTCGTTATATGGTGAACCACTTGAGGTCTCGTTCCTTTCTCGACTACGCGAGGTGACGACGTTCCCTGATGTTGATGCCCTCCGCAAGCAGTTGGCAATCGACATCGAAACCACAAAACAGAAGTTTCAGGACTATCAAACAAAACTGTCGTCGTAGTGCGCCGTTTGAACAGCGAGATAACCCCATGAACATTGACTGGACCGCCTTTCGACAAGCGATTGACACGCCTAAGCGTTTCGTTCTGACCAGCCATGTCCGTCCCGATTGTGATGCGCTTGGCAGCGAACTCGGCATGGCAGCCATTCTCCGGCAACTGGGCAAGGAAGTGATGATCGTCAATGCATCGGAAACGCCTCCCCATTTAGCGTTCATCGATCCTTCCATCGAGATCAAACAGTTAGGCCAGGACATCTCGGCCGAAGAGATCTTGGACAACTACGACGGTTTCATGGTGGTCGATACCAGCGCCTGGATTCAGTTGGGTGAAATGGCCAACGTGATGAAAGCATTCCAAGGAACAAAGCTGATCCTCGATCATCACGTTAGCCAAGACGACCTTGGTGGCGAGATGTTCAAAGATCCTAAGTGTGAAGCAACGGGTCGATTGGTTTACGAAGCGGCCAAAGCTTGGGGATTGGAGATTTCTGCGGAGACAGCCGAGGTGTTGTTTACCGCAATTGCAACCGACACCGGTTGGTTCCGATTCCCATCCGTCAGTGGTGGCACCTACCACGCGATTGGGGACTTAATCGAAGCGGGCGCAGTTCCCAGCAAAGTCTACGCAAACTTATTCGAAAAAGAACGAATTCAACGCGTCAACTTACGTGGAAGAATCTTAGCAAGTGCCAAAATAATTCACGATGGTAAGCTCGCCTACAGCATCGCAACAAAGAAAGACTTTATAGATACAGGTGCGTCAGCGGCAGACACCGAAGACGCCATCAATATGACCATGGCCGTCGCCGGCGTGGAAGCCGCCATCTTGTTTGTCGAACTTCCGACAGAAGAGGGAGTTAAAGCCAGCTTCCGCAGCCGCACCAAGCTGGACGTTGCAAGCCTGGCACAACAATTCGGGGGAGGTGGCCACGTCGCCGCCGCCGGTGCTTTACTTACGCAGCCGCTCGACGAGGTCGTGCCAATGTTGCTTGACGCGACCGAAAAGGCCATGGGATAATTTAGTGAGATGGATTACATTAACCGTGGAATTTGAACCTTCTGCCTCGGCCGCGCCAATCGCCGCCTGCGATCGGTCCCCCCTGGCCAGGCCAGTCCTTTAAGGTAAGGAACCGGTATCTCGCTCGCGCGAAAGCGGTTTTGTTCGATTTCGACTT
The Blastopirellula marina genome window above contains:
- a CDS encoding DHH family phosphoesterase — its product is MNIDWTAFRQAIDTPKRFVLTSHVRPDCDALGSELGMAAILRQLGKEVMIVNASETPPHLAFIDPSIEIKQLGQDISAEEILDNYDGFMVVDTSAWIQLGEMANVMKAFQGTKLILDHHVSQDDLGGEMFKDPKCEATGRLVYEAAKAWGLEISAETAEVLFTAIATDTGWFRFPSVSGGTYHAIGDLIEAGAVPSKVYANLFEKERIQRVNLRGRILASAKIIHDGKLAYSIATKKDFIDTGASAADTEDAINMTMAVAGVEAAILFVELPTEEGVKASFRSRTKLDVASLAQQFGGGGHVAAAGALLTQPLDEVVPMLLDATEKAMG
- a CDS encoding NAD(P)H-hydrate dehydratase, which produces MSQLLFPNVILPPRDQHSHKGTFGRALLVGGSVGMPGSISLSGRACLKGGAGLVTLAVPDAIINTVATFEPAYMTWPLPTDRSGHIPFHAKSKLSEKIDQADCVAIGPGLGQSRGLLLLIEELVSQFPRPMVIDADGLNLVAQSEALSQSFRAPRVLTPHLGEFRRLVGKPHLTMEEASRTAIEFADKRQCVLVLKGSETLVTDGKNQWKNTTGNPGLATGGSGDVLTGLITAMLAQQLSAYDAAVLAVFLHGLAADIAVQVTSQPGLTASDLLEFLDDALIEYTEARDAKSE
- a CDS encoding Gfo/Idh/MocA family protein, with amino-acid sequence MTTSQNKSRREFLKTASTAAAVASVAQMLPGKSLAADKKTSPNEKINLGVIGFGNRCKYVMGGTLPHDDVRCIAIADVWDKHRDSGKAIVDKHYGNSDCETMRDFRELLARDDIDAVLIATGDRWHAAASILAAKAGKDVYSEKPCGITIEDCQNLADTITSEKRVFQAGTQRRSVPNFQKAVELAHSGKLGELQTMHASVYRPVLDNSWLPAQPQPSQEEIDWNLWLGPAAWRPFNLAYVQGKWRGQWDFDSGARLLDWGAHTVDLCQWANQADGTMPIEFQPTENGIHCRYENGVKLVIDFLDDPFGNRDPHYITRLGTCPIRFIGSDGWVETGDNGEIVCSSPALQKEITEDTTRVRGLDVASHSRNFLDCIRSRELTAANQNVMRKSHIACHAAALAWIFQRKLTIDPQKETFVNDADANGLITRADRIWNV
- a CDS encoding bifunctional riboflavin kinase/FAD synthetase: MQLFRDLEPLSSEYRHGALTIGNFDGVHLGHARIARQVRQRADEVGGPAVVFTFDPHPVRLLRPELAPPPLTWTRRKVELLGELGIDAVIAYPTTKDLLELTPNEFFDQIIVQKMAAKAMVEGPNFNFGKNRAGDTTTLAKLCNENGMQLDILAPFTREGETEFVSSSRIRKLIAAGDVQAAREMLTQPYRMRGMVTHGAGRGASLGIPTANLEAIDTLVPEIGVYAGIAHRGNAIYAAAINIGPNPTFGEKARKIEVHLIGFQGSLYGEPLEVSFLSRLREVTTFPDVDALRKQLAIDIETTKQKFQDYQTKLSS
- a CDS encoding P-II family nitrogen regulator — its product is MKLVIAIIQPSRLEAVKEALTEVEVFRLTVMDCQGFGRQKGHTEVYRGHEFTVNLLRKVQLQIAVNEDFVEPTIDAIVKGARTGDKGEIGDGKIFVVPMDDCIRIRTGERGPEAI
- a CDS encoding ammonium transporter, which translates into the protein MVSSLSLPNRAWFAMIAIALGLMISYPLSAQDAGTEASEEAPMAEAGEPRAEEAAEEEGEPAAEEEAPLTADAVLGDVDALWTCLAAFLVFFMQAGFALVEAGFTRAKNACNIIMKNLMDFSIGSLTFWLIGFGLMFGHNGAEGNGLFGTDLFFFDGGSEAAVAVNPNVGFNWAFLIFQTVFCATAATIVSGAMAERTKFTSYLVYSVLITVIVYPIFGSWAWGGLYAGSGWLESMDTGFYDFAGSTVVHSIGGWCALAGAITIGPRIGKYTADGKVKPIPGHSITLGALGVFILWLGWFGFNPGSTTAVGGGSFAYIAVTTNLAAAAGCVGAMIASWVVFGKPDTSFTLNGALAGLVSITAGCDALSPMWAAVAGLIGGVLVVFSCVMFDKLKIDDPVGAVSVHGVCGAWGTLAVGLFMTEGGLFTTGESAQLISQIIGVVAGFIWAFGLSMIIFNVLKFTVGIRVTAEEEMQGLDIHEHGMYAYPAHLVTEGTSQAGHVS
- a CDS encoding MBL fold metallo-hydrolase; translated protein: MQPRKEIFPNVIELNFQAGELLGCNVYLVFEGNEWLLIDIGFDETVEDYIDVIRNIDFPLANCKTLVATHADVDHIQGLAKAKQMLGTTVTSHPLAVKALETGDKLHTFAEIALQDIHLEMPPVKIEHQINDGDILEVGKLKLEVWHTPGHTDSQLSFRLGDLLFSGDNIYRDGCVGAIDAHHGSDIPAFIKSLERIRQSDVKWLLPSHGPIFRKDDALLDKTIARLNTYLHMADFGTCAVDWPLMDEWEDEIVKGELPK
- a CDS encoding TlpA family protein disulfide reductase, translating into MPRISSTRPTLLPYRHSHSGRVHLLILLCVLVGLGVAASTLILGPRPGGPHPWVGTPIPDVALQALLNADAPLDTSELGGQVTLINFWGPWCPPCLMEFPDLLKLRERFADEKGFQFVSIASDGGWAPNGVDYRENENYLREESQMILAKYNSDLAIYVDLDGKLRHKLIKTAEFTGYPTTILVGADGKIAEVWLGYSPSLEKEATKAIRQQLGSDEPGSPEG
- the larB gene encoding nickel pincer cofactor biosynthesis protein LarB, with protein sequence MSMKRHELERLAKAYRAGKVPLASFCAQVLEATQETPAKQEAKKPATEILPDTSLDIDRATRCGFPEVVYGEGKSVETIVRIIEKQREHGDGSLATRIDATKGAALKEALPNGIYNELGRTFRMPNEIKPWGNVGLVTAGTSDLPVAEETRETLRWMGIEPVFIQDVGVAGPHRFAEQAGKLKDADVVIVVAGMEGALPSVAGGYLACPVIAVPTSVGYGASFQGVAALLGMLNSCASNVTVVNIDAGFKGAYLAGLISRRVQQASK